The window GGGATTTCAGGTGGTCCGCCAGCCGGCTCGTCGCCGACTCCAGCGCGGCGGCGGAGCGGGCGGACAGCACCAGCAGCTGGTTCTCCCGCGAGGGCCCGGACGGCGCTCGCGCTGGCGCCTCTTCCAGGATGACGTGCGCGTTGGTGCCGCCCAGGCCGAACGAGCTGACGCCCGCGCGCCGGGGCCCCGACGCCTCCCAGGGCTTCAGCTTCGCGTTGACGTAGAAGGGGCTGCCCGCGAAGTCGATTTCGGGGTTGGGCTTCTCGAAGCCCAGGCTGGGCGGCAGCTCCCGGTGCTTCAGCGCGAGCGCCGTCTTGATGAGGCCCGCCATGCCCGCGGCGGTGTCCAGGTGGCCCACGTTGCTCTTCACCGAGCCCAGGCCGCAGAACCCGTTGCGCTCCGCACCTCCGGCGCGGAAGGCCTGGGTGAGGGCCTTCACCTCAATCGGGTCTCCCATTGGCGTGCCCGTGCCGTGGGCCTCCACGTATGTAATCGACTCCGGCTCCACGCCAGCCAGCGCGTGCGCCATGCCGATGACGTCCGCCTGCCCGCTGACGCTGGGCGCGGTGTAGCCCACCTTGTCGGTGCCGTCGTTGTTGAGGGCGCCGCCACGGATGACGGCGTGGATGACGTCCCCGTCGGCCACGGCGTCCGCCAGCCGCTTGAGGACCACCAGGCCCGCGCCGCTGCCGCCCACCGTGCCCTGGGCGTTGGCGTCGAAGGGGCGGCAGTGCCCGTCCTGCGAGCCGATGCCGCGCTCGGTGTAGAGGTAGCCCGTCTTCTGCGGCACGGTGATGGTGACGCCGCCAGCCAGCGCCAGGTCGCACTGGTGGCTCAGCAGGCTCTGGCACGCGTGGTAGACGGCCACGAGAGACGTGGAGCACGCCGTCTGCACCGTCACCGCCGGGCCCTTGAGGTCCAGCTTGTAGGCGACGCGCGTGGCCAGGTGGTCGTTCTTGTTGTGGATGACGGCCTGGAAGGCGTTGATGGTGCCCACCAGGTGCCCGGCCGAGGAGAGGTTGTAGAGCAGGTACCCGTTGGCGCCCGCGCCCGCGTACACGCCGATGGGGCCCGCCGCGCGGCCCGGGTCATGCCCTGCCGACTCCAGCGCCTCCCAGACACACTCCAGGAAGACGCGCTGCTGCGGGTCGGTGATTTCCGCCTCGCGCGGGGAGAAGTCGAAGAAGCGCGCGTCGAACTGGTCGATGCCGTCCAGCGTGGCGCGAGCCTTGACGTACTTCGGGTCCTTCAGCTCCTCGGGAGCGATGGCGGCCCGGTCCAGCTCCTCGTCCTTGAAGAAGGTGATGGACTCCACCCCTTCGCGGAGGTTCTTCCAGAACGCCTCGGGCGTGCCGGCCCCGGGGAAGCGGCATGCCATGCCGATGATTGCAATTCCCTCGAGCTGAGAGGTCTCCTGCTCGCCGCTCATCGCTTCCCCCTGCCGGCCTTCGCCTTGAGTGCTTGTTGCTGCATTGCCTGAAGTTGCTTCCGGGCCCGCTCGTCTCGCGCCTGCTGCTTCGCGCTGTCGCCAGCCGCGTCCGGCGTGGACTGCTGGGCGACGTACTTCGCCAGCGAGGCCACCGTCGGGTGCTGGAAGAGCTCGACCATGGAGAAGCGCCGGCCGAACGCGGCCGAGAGCTTCTCGTGGACCTGCACCATGAGGAGCGAGTGGCCCCCCAGGTCGAAGAAGTTTCCGTGGAGGCCCACCCGCTCCACCTTGAGCGCCTCCTGCCAGATGGCGGCGATGCGCTGCTCCAGGTCCGTGGTGGGCGCCTCGTAGGGAGCCGACTCCGCGTGGCCCTCGACGGGCTCCGGTAGCGCGCTCCGGTCCAGCTTGCCGTTGCGGTTGAGCGGCAGGCGCGCCAGCGGCATCAGCACGGACGGCAGCATGTACTCGGGCAGCATCTCGCGCAGGAAGCCGCGCAGTTGCAGCGCCAGCTCCGCGTCGCCGCCTCCCGTGCCGCGCCGGGGCACGAAGTACGCCACCAGTCGCGCCTCTCCGGGACGCGGCTCGCGCACCGTCACCACCGTGTCGCCCACTTCGGGGTGGGTGCGCATCAGCGCCTCGATTTCCCCCAGCTCGATGCGGTAGCCGCGCACCTTCACCTGGAAGTCCGCGCGACCGTGGAAGTCGATGCGGCCGTCCTCGCGGTACCGGCCCACGTCGCCGGTGCGATACATGCGCGCGCCGGGGACGGGGCTGAAGGGGTCCGGCACGAAGCGCTCGGCCGTCAGGTCCGGGCGGCCTTCGTAGCCCCGGGCCACGCCCGCGCCGCCGATGAAGAGCTCGCCCGGCACGCCCAGCGGCACCGGGTGAAGTCGCGCGTCCAGCACGTGCACGCGCACGTTGCCCAGCGGCCCGCCGATGCTCGGCTCCTTCGAGTCCACCACCGGGCACGTGGTGGCGTTCACCGTGCACTCGGTGGGGCCGTACATGTTGACGAAGCGCGTGCTCGGGCGCGAGGCCAGCTCCGCCCACGTGCGCGCGTCGATGGCCTCGCCGCCCACCAGGACGAGCGTGGGCGAGAAGTCCGGCTCGCGCCCCAGGCCCTGCGCCAGCATGGGCACCAGCAGCGAGGGCGTGCAGTCCAGCACGTCCACCGCGTGACGGCCCACCCAGGCGCGCATGCGCGCGGCGTCCGGACGCACCTCCTCCGGGACGAGGTGCAGCGAGTGGCCGTTGAGGAGCTGCAGCCACTGCTTCACCGACGCGTCGAAGACGAGCGGCGCGTTGACGCTGACCCGCAGGCCGGGGCCTCGGCCCTGATACACGGTGTCCCGCAGCGTGGCCGCCAGGTTGAGCGCCGAGCGGTGCGCAATCACCGCGCCCTTGGGCCGACCCGTGGAGCCCGAGGTGAAGATGACGTACGCGGCGCCTTCCGGTGCCAGCGTCACCTCGGGCGCGTGCGTGGGGGCGGCGGCGAGCGCCTCGGCTTCCTGGTCCAGACAGAGGAGGTCATACGTCCCCTCGGGCACCACCGTTCCGCGCAGGTGCGAGCGGGTGAGGGCCAGCGGCGCGCCCGACTGCTGGATGACGTAGGCCAGCCGCTCGCGCGGGTACGTCGGGTCCAGCGGGACGAAGACGCCGCCGGCCTTGAGGATGCCCAGCAGCGCCACGAGCTGCTCCACCGAGCGCTCCAGGCACACCGCCACGCGCACCTCGGGGCCCACGCCCTTCGAGCGCAGGTGCCAGGCGAGCCGGTTGGCGCGCTCGGCCAGCGCGGAGAACGTCAGCTGTTCATCCTCGAAGGACACCGCGAGCGCGTCCGGCGTCTCACGCGCCCACGCGTCGAAGCGGGCGGGAATGGTGCTGGCCGTGTCGTAGTCGCGGCCCGTGCGGTTGAAGCCGTCCAGCGCGCCCAGCTCCTGGGCGCCGAGCCACGGCAGGGACTCAAGCGGGCGCTCCGGCGCGGCGGCGGCTTCGGAGAGCAAGGTCCCCAGCCGCGCCAGCATCCGGGCGGCCTCGGTGGAGGCGTACGCGCTGTCGTCGTGCTCCAGCTCCAGCGTCAGGCTTCCGTCACCCGCACGCACCAGGGACAGGGCCAGCTCGGCGCGCTCGGCACGGGCTACCAGTTGGAGGACGGAGAGCTTGAGCCCACCGACCTCCACGGGCTCCGGCCGGAGGACCTCCTGGAAGGAGAACGCGAGCGGGGCGGGGGCCGCGTACACGGCGTCGAAGTAGTCCTGCCAGGCCTCGGCGTCGCGACGCTCCCGCGACACCTCACGCACGTGGTCCTCGAAGCGGGCCCGTGCGCTGGCGGAGGCTCGCAGCGGAAGCCAGCGCTCGAAGAGGCCGAGCGCCACGTCCAGGCCGTCGAAGGTGCGCCCGTCGAAGCGCACGGCCACGCAGGACTCGTCACGCGCGCCCATGCGGCCCAGCAGCAACATCCACCCGGCCAGCACCGCGTCCGCTGCCCGCGCGCCCAGACGTCCGGCGAGTGCCTCCAGGGTGGAGGTCGTCTCCGGCTTCAGCGCAAGGGACTGGAGCCCCGGCCGCTTCCACGGTCCGCTCGCACCCGGAAGACGCGTGGGCAGCACGGTGCCGGTGGCGGACGAGACGTCGCGCGACTTCCAGTACTTCCGCCCGTCGCCCGTCTCCTCGGACTCGAGGAGCTGGTGGAAGATTTCGGCCACGTCCGCGTACTGGGGCGGTGGCTCCTCGTCCGTCGTCGCGGCGGACGTCAGGCCCTGGCACAGCTCGCGGGCGAGGAGGAGCAGGCTCTGCCGGTCAGCGGACGGCGCGGGCAGGTCCACCACCAGGACATGCCGCTCGGGGCCCAGCCTCGCCAGCTTCAACGGAGCAGGCCCGTCCTCGGGCGTGGCCTCGGCGGACAGCACGGCCTGGAGTCGCGCCTCGGCTTCCGCGGCGGAGACAGCGCTCCAGTCGAGCACCTCCAGCACGGTGGCCGGCACGTCGCCGGGCACCTGCACCGCGGCCCCCGTGCCCGGAAGGCGGCGGTAGGTGGTGCGGAGCAGCTCATGCCGCGACACGACCTCGCGTACGACGCGCTCCAGCCGCGCGGCCTCCAGCGGGCCTTCGAGCAGGAGCGCGGCACGGGCACGCGCGGACGTGGCGGGAGTTGCCGCCAGGAGCGACCACTGACGCGCTTGTTGGGGGGAGAGCCGGAATCCAGGGGTGTGGGTCACGGTGATGGCTCATCGGTAGTCGGCGCCATCGGGCGCGTTGGGAAGCTCAGGACGAGGAGGAGCCTGGCGGGGCCACATCACTCCAGGAGAAGGGGCGCGCCATGCCCGCCAGCACCCGTCGGGGCCCGGAGAACGGGGAGCGCGCATGCGCGGCGAGCATGTTGTCCACGACGAGCAGGTCCCCACGCTCCCACGGGAAGGCCACCAGCTCCGCGTCGTACGCGGCGCGCAGCGTCTCCAGCGTGGCCGGTTCGATGGGCGAGCCATCGCCGTAGTACGTGTTGTTGGGCAGCTCGTCCTCGCCCAGGTCGGCCAGCAGCACCGCACCCACCTGCGGGGGCAGGGTGGAGACGTGGAAGAACGTGGCGTGGTTGAACCAGACGGGCTCGCGGGTGACGGGGTGGAGCCCCGCGGCGCGGCGCACCTGGCGCGTGCGCAGGCGGTTGCCCTCGCGCCACTCGAAGCTGATGCCGTTGCGGCGGCAGTACGCTTCCACCTCGGCGCGGTCCTCGGTCTGGAAGGCCGTCTGCCAGCTCAGCCCCAGCTGGTGGCCGAAGTTGCGGACGTACATATAGCCCTGCTCCAGGAAGCGGGCGCGCAGCTCCGCCGGCAGGCGCTGGTACACCCGCCGCGAGTCCACCAGCGGCGTCTCGCCTCCCTGCTGCGCGGGCGTCACGCAGGCGAAGAAGAGGCGCAGTGGGAAGGTCAGGTTGTAGGACTGCTCGTTGTGCGGATAGATGCGCTCGGCCGCGGGGTGGTCCGTGGACGTGTAGATGTTGCCGCTGACCTGGGAGCGCGGTGACGAGCGCTCCTCGTACTTCAGCGCCTCGTCGGCCAGCGCCTGGATGGCGGCGTCCATGGCCTCGGGCGTCGCCACGTCGAAGCCGCGAAAGAGCACGGCGCCGTGGCGGTGCAGGTGCTCATCCACACGGGCACGCTGGCCACGGGCCCACGCGGCCAGGTCCACGCCCGGAAGCGCGGGACGGGCCACGACGGGCAGGTGAGTTGCGGGGCGGGGTTCCTCGAAGCGCACCCAGTCCTGTCCGGAGCCATCCACCTCGCGGCGCCGCACCTGGGGCAGCGCGCGCTTCACCGGGCCACCTGCCGTCATGACTCACCTCCGCTCTTGCGGCGTACGCTGCGGAACAGCTCCTTGCGCGTCGACTGCAGCTCCTTCGCCCGGGCCTGCTGCCGCTGGCGCTCCAGCTCGGCCAGTTGCTGCCTCAGCTCGTCCACCGTGGCGTCGGGCCGCGTCACCGCCGTGGTCAGCACCGCCTCGTAGTCCTCCGCGAGCCGGGTGATGGTGGGCGCGTCGAACAACGCCGTGGCGTAGCGCAGCACGCCGTGGAAGTGCCCACCGGACTCGGACAGCAACACGGACAGGTCGAACGGCGAGCCTCCGTCATCCACCTCGAGCTGCCGGAGCTCCAGCCCTGGCAGCTTCAGCGCGGGCAGCGGCGCGTTCTCCAGCACGAACATCACCTGGAAGAGCGGGTTGTAGCGGGCGTCGCGCGGCGGGCGCAGCGCCTCCACCAGCTTGTCGAAGGGGACGTGCGGGCGCGCGTAGCCGCCGAGCGCCACCTCGCGCACGCGCCCGAGCACCGCGCGGAAGGACGGGTTGCCCTCCAGGCCCACGCGCAGCACCAGCTGGTTGACGAAGAGGCCGGCCAGCCCCTGCGTGCGGGCGTGCTCGCGGTTGGCCACGTCCGTGCCCACCACCAGGTCCGTGCGGCCCGTGCGCGCGTGCAGCACCACGAGGAAGCCCGCGAGCAGCGACATGAAGGGCGTGGCGCCCTCGGCCTGGCCCAGCTGGCGCAGGCCCGAGGTGAGGGCGGGGGAGAGCGCCAGCGGGTGACGCGCGCCCTCGAAGTGCTGTCGCTCCGGACGGGGCCTGTCGGAGGGCAGCTCCAGCAACGGAGGTGCACCCGTGAGGCGCTCCTTCCACCACGACAGCTCCGCCTCCAGCTCGCCGCCCTCCAGCCACCGGCGCAGCCACGCGGCATGGTCGGCGTACTGCACGGGCAGCGCGGGCAGGGGAGAGGGCCGCCCCTGCGCGAAGGCCGCGTAGAGCGCGCCCAACTCGCGCACCAGCACGCCCATGGTCCACCCGTCGGACACCCCGTGGTGCAGCGTCAGCAGCAGCCGGTGCTTGCGCTCCGACAGCCGCAGCAGCCGTGCTCGCACCGGAAGGCCGTGCTCCAGGTCGAAGGGGCGACGGGCCTCCTCGGCGGTGAGGCGCTCGGCTTCCGGCTGCCGCTCCGCGTCGGGCAGCGCGCCCAGGTCCACCACCGCGCCGGGTCCGGAGAGCTGGGCCGGGACTTCTTCCGGCGGAAGGATGACCTGGGTGAAGCGTCCCTCCGCGCGGGGGAAGCGCGTGCGCAGCACCTCGTGCCGCTGGAAGATGGCGGCCAGGGCCTGGCCCAGCGCCGCCACGTCCAGCGCCCCCTCCAGCTCCACCGCCGCCGGGATGTTGTAGGCCGCGCTGCCCGCCGACAGCTGCTCCAGGAAGAGCAACCGCTCCTGCGCGTAGGAGAGCGGCGGCGAGTCCCCACGAGCGCCAGCCACCAGGGGAGGCAGCACCGCGGTGGGGTGGCGCAGCTCCGCGAGCGCCCGCGCGGTGAGCGCCTCCAGGTGCACGCCCTCCAGCAGCAACGCCACCGGCAACCCGACGCCCAGCTCCTCCTCCAGCGCGCCCTTCAGTTCAATGGCATGGATGGAGTCCAGCCCCAGCTCGGTGAGGGGGCGCGTCGCATCCAGCGCCGACGCAGGCATCGACAGCGCCCGGGCCAGCCGGCCCTGGAGCCACGCGCCCAGCAGCCGCGAGCACTCCTCCTCTGACGCGGCCAGCAGCGCCTCGCGGGTGAGCGGAGGCAGCGCCTCTTCCTGGCTCGCGGGCGCATCGGACGCGTCCGCTACACCCCGGTCCTCCGCGAGCACCTCCAGCTCACCGGCCACGTACATGGCGCGAGTCGCGCGCCGCTGCACCTTGCCGCTGGACGTCTTGGGCAGGCCACCCGGGGGGATGAGCACCACGGTGCCGACCGCCACCTCGTGCGCCTGCGCGATGGCGCGGCGCAGGGCAGCGACAGCCGCCGCGGGCTCCGACAGCCGGTTGCGGTCCACCTCCATCACCACCACCAGCCGCTCCTCGCCGTCCGCCTCCACGGAGAACGCCGCCGAGCAGCCGGGACGCATCGCCGGGTGACTGGCCTCCGCCGTCAGCTCCAGGTCCTGCGGGTAGTGGTTGCGACCGCGCAGGATGATGAGGTCCTTGATGCGGCCCGCGACGAACAGCTCTCCCTCCGCCACGAAGCCGAGGTCGCCGGTGCGCAGGTACGACCCTTCGCCCGTGTCGGCGCGGCGGGCACGGAAGGTGGCCTCGCTCTCCTCGGGGCGCTCCCAGTAGCTGGCGGCCACGCTGGCGCCACGCACCCAGATTTCCCCCAGCCGTCCCTCCTTCGCGGGCACGCGGGACTCCGGGTCCACGACGAGCAGTTCCTGCTCCAGCACGCCCTGGCCACAGCCCACCAGCACGCTCGCGCCGTCGGCTCCGGCCTCCGACGCCTCGGCGCGGCCCTGCTGGAGGGACTCGCGCACGTACGCCCGCTCCACCGGCGGCGTGGCCTTGCGCCCTCCCGCGGCAATCAACGTGGCCTCGGCCAGCCCGTAGCACGGGTAGAACGCCTGCTTGCGGAAGCCCGACACCTCGAAGGCCCGGGCGAAGCGCTCCAGCGTCTCCGCGCGCACCGGCTCGGCGCCGTTGAAGGCCACGTCCCAGCTGCTCAAGTCGAGCGCCGCCCGCTGCTCCGGCGTCGTCTTGCGCACGCACAAGTCGAACGCGAAGTTGGGCCCGCCGCTCGTCGTCGCCTTGTAGCGGGAGATGGCCTCCAGCCACCGCGCCGGTCGCTTGAGGAAGTCCAGCGGCGACATGAGCACCACCGGGAAGCCGCCACACAGCGGCTGCAGCACCCCGCCGATGAGGCCCATGTCGTGGTACGGCGGCAGCCAGATGACGCCCCGGCTGGCCTCGGTGTGCTCGAAGCAGCGGTGGATGGCCAGCGAGTTGTGCAGCAGGTTGCCGTGGCTGAGCATCACCCCGCGAGGCGTGCCCGTGGAGCCGGAGGTGTACTGGAGGAACGCCAGCGACTCGCGCGTGGCGCCCGGCTCCTTCCACGCGTCCGCCGCTCCGGCCTCCACCGTGTCGGTGGCAATCCACGTCAGCCCCGCCAGCGCCGCGGACTGCTCACCCAGCGACTCCACCACGGACTGGATGAAGCCGGTGGTGAGCGCGAAGCGCGCGCGCGCGTCGTGGATCACCGCCTCCAGCCGGGGCAGCGTGCGCGCCACCCGCATCGGGTCCGGCGGGTAGGCCGGCACCGCCACCGCGCCCGCGTAGAGGCAGCCGACGAAGGCGGCTACGTAGTCCAGGCCCGGGGCGTAGAGCAGCAGCACGCGCTCACCCCGCGCGCCGCGCTCCTGCAGGAAGCCACCAATGGCCCGCGCCCGAGCGTCCAGCTCCGCGTACGTGAGGTGGGCTTCCTCGCCGTCACCGTCCACCAGGAAGGTGTACGCACGCTGATCGCCATGCTGCTCCGCGCGACACCGGGACAGCTCCACCAGCGTCGAGCACTCCAACAGCAGATTCGTCGCGCGCATACGTCCCGTACCCGCCTCCCGAGCCCCGCCACCCCGGAAGGGCTTCGCGAGTGTCCCCCTTGCCTGGCTGGCTCGCGGTCCACCGCGAACACAGTCAGCGCGATTCGGGGACACGGTCTCCCGCGCGCCCGGCAGCGCGACACATTTGTTTGATACAAACCGAGTAACACAGCCGTCTGTCGGATGTCCAGGCAGGGCGGAAAAAACGAGATTGGCGGGATTTTGCCCGCCCCCCGGACGACCGCTGAAGACCCGTCAGGTGCTCACGCGCCCACATCCTCCACGAGGCGGAAGGTGAGCTGGGGGCGTGTGCCCACCACGCGCTCGTCGAGGTACTCGGAGAGGACACGCTCCATGCGCAGCGCGTCATCCTGGACGAGGCGCTTGAGCTCGGCGAGGTGCGTGAGGCTGTCCAGCACCGAGCGGGTGTCCACGCCGAAGTCGATGAGGCACGCCACCTCGTCCACGTCGCCCGCCAGCAGCTTGTCCACCATGGGCAGGCAGGACGTCACCGTGCCGATGAGGGCCCCGGTGCGGTAGTAGCGCTCGAAGGCGTAGGAGGCGAGGTAGTCCGCCCACTTCGGCTCGTTGATGTCCACCTGGAGGTCCAGGCTCTTCACCAGCGTCTGCATCAGCGCCACGTGCGCGCGCAGGTAGGCGGTGAGGGGGGCGCGCACCTTGTCGAGGACCTCGTCCGCGTCCTGGCCGATGAAGGTGTGCATCATGAGCGTGGCGGTGCGAGAGCCGCGCGCGTGCCCGGCCCGCTCCGCCGCGGCGTGGTAGAGGCCGAGCTTCTCCAGCGCCTCCTCCAGCGCCTGTCCCAGCAGCGAGGTGAGGACGTTGTAGCCGTTGGCGCCGGTGCGCTCGAAGAGGGCGGGGTCCGTGGCGCACGTCACCCAGGTGGGCAGCCGTGGCTGGAGGGGACGGGGGAAGACCTGGAGGTGGACCTCCTTGCCGGCGCCGTCCTTCGTGGCCACGGCCTCGCCGCGCCACAGCCGCTCCACCGTCTCCAGGTTTTCCCACATGACGTCGCGCTTGCGCGCGAAGTTCTCCGGGAAGAAGGCGAAGTCGTTGGGCACCCAGCCGGAGGCGATGGAGATGCCCGCGCGGCCGCCGGAGAGGTTGTCGACGATGGACCACTCCTCGGCGACACGGAAGGGGCTCTGCAGCGGCAGCACCACGCTGCCCGCGCGCAGGCTGACGTTGCGGGTGATGGTGGCCAGCGCGGAGGCGAGCATGGCGGGGTTGGGGTAGATGCCGCCGTGCTCGTGGAAGTGGCGCTCGGGCGTGGAGACGGAGCTGAAGCCGTGCTGGTCCGCGAACTTCGCCGCCTCGAGCAGCAGGTGGTACTTGTCGCGGGTGCCGGCGTCCTCGTCGGCGAAGAAGAAGAGGCCGAAGTCGAGCTTCCTCGCCCGGCGGCGGGCCGGCACCACGTGGGCCACCAGCGCGTTGCCCTCGGCGCGCACCGACACCGTGCGCACCTCGGGATGACAGGCCAGCAGGGCCTGGAGCTCCGCGGGCCCCGGCGTGGAGCCCGCGGTGACGGTGCCCCGCGAGCCACCTTCCACGGCCCGGCCGGCGGCCTCCACCACCTCATGCAGCGAGGACACGTCCCTGTCTGCCTGCGAGACGAGCGCGTCCACGAGCGCCACGAGCTGGCCCGACAGGCGGATGACGTCCAGGGGCGCGAAGCGGCGCGCGTCATGGTGGAGGCGCAGCGCCAGGCGGGGGCCGGGCTCCACCTCCAGCAGCAGCGGGAAGGACGGCGGCGGCGCGGCGCGGGTGAAGGGCTGGAAGCCCAGCTCCCGCGCGAGGGGACGGAGCGGGTCTTCGTCCGGAGCCTCCCAGACGGCGACGACGCTCTGGAAGAGGAGCGCGTCCTCGGGAAGCGCGAGCCACTGGCGCACCTGGGCCGTGGAGACGTACTCGTGGCGCTGGGCCTCGGTCAGCTCGGCCTGGAGGCCGCGCAGCCAGCGCACGGGGTTTCCGTCCGCCGGAACCGCGAGCCGCCTTGGCAGCACGTGCGCGAAGCTGCCCACCAGCGGGCGGCCCTGGGTCAGCGTCGCGGGCCGGCCCGGCACCTGCGCGCCAAAGACTACGTCCTGGCTCCCCGTGACGTGGCGCAGCAGCAGCGCCCACGCCGCCTGGACGAGCGTGCCCAGCTCCAGCTTGTGCTTGCGCAGGAACGCCTGCACGTTGCCCGTCTCCGTGGGCGAGAGGAGCTGCTGCTGGACGCGGGGCAGGGCGTCGGAGGCAGCGGCGGGCAGCTCCGGGAGCAGGGAGGGCTTCGCGTCGCGCAGCAGCTCGCGCCAGCGGGCCTCGGCCTCGGGGGTGCCCTGCTGGTCCACCCAGGAGAGGTACTC of the Pyxidicoccus trucidator genome contains:
- a CDS encoding non-ribosomal peptide synthetase, producing the protein MTHTPGFRLSPQQARQWSLLAATPATSARARAALLLEGPLEAARLERVVREVVSRHELLRTTYRRLPGTGAAVQVPGDVPATVLEVLDWSAVSAAEAEARLQAVLSAEATPEDGPAPLKLARLGPERHVLVVDLPAPSADRQSLLLLARELCQGLTSAATTDEEPPPQYADVAEIFHQLLESEETGDGRKYWKSRDVSSATGTVLPTRLPGASGPWKRPGLQSLALKPETTSTLEALAGRLGARAADAVLAGWMLLLGRMGARDESCVAVRFDGRTFDGLDVALGLFERWLPLRASASARARFEDHVREVSRERRDAEAWQDYFDAVYAAPAPLAFSFQEVLRPEPVEVGGLKLSVLQLVARAERAELALSLVRAGDGSLTLELEHDDSAYASTEAARMLARLGTLLSEAAAAPERPLESLPWLGAQELGALDGFNRTGRDYDTASTIPARFDAWARETPDALAVSFEDEQLTFSALAERANRLAWHLRSKGVGPEVRVAVCLERSVEQLVALLGILKAGGVFVPLDPTYPRERLAYVIQQSGAPLALTRSHLRGTVVPEGTYDLLCLDQEAEALAAAPTHAPEVTLAPEGAAYVIFTSGSTGRPKGAVIAHRSALNLAATLRDTVYQGRGPGLRVSVNAPLVFDASVKQWLQLLNGHSLHLVPEEVRPDAARMRAWVGRHAVDVLDCTPSLLVPMLAQGLGREPDFSPTLVLVGGEAIDARTWAELASRPSTRFVNMYGPTECTVNATTCPVVDSKEPSIGGPLGNVRVHVLDARLHPVPLGVPGELFIGGAGVARGYEGRPDLTAERFVPDPFSPVPGARMYRTGDVGRYREDGRIDFHGRADFQVKVRGYRIELGEIEALMRTHPEVGDTVVTVREPRPGEARLVAYFVPRRGTGGGDAELALQLRGFLREMLPEYMLPSVLMPLARLPLNRNGKLDRSALPEPVEGHAESAPYEAPTTDLEQRIAAIWQEALKVERVGLHGNFFDLGGHSLLMVQVHEKLSAAFGRRFSMVELFQHPTVASLAKYVAQQSTPDAAGDSAKQQARDERARKQLQAMQQQALKAKAGRGKR
- a CDS encoding TauD/TfdA family dioxygenase, encoding MTAGGPVKRALPQVRRREVDGSGQDWVRFEEPRPATHLPVVARPALPGVDLAAWARGQRARVDEHLHRHGAVLFRGFDVATPEAMDAAIQALADEALKYEERSSPRSQVSGNIYTSTDHPAAERIYPHNEQSYNLTFPLRLFFACVTPAQQGGETPLVDSRRVYQRLPAELRARFLEQGYMYVRNFGHQLGLSWQTAFQTEDRAEVEAYCRRNGISFEWREGNRLRTRQVRRAAGLHPVTREPVWFNHATFFHVSTLPPQVGAVLLADLGEDELPNNTYYGDGSPIEPATLETLRAAYDAELVAFPWERGDLLVVDNMLAAHARSPFSGPRRVLAGMARPFSWSDVAPPGSSSS
- a CDS encoding condensation domain-containing protein, with amino-acid sequence MRATNLLLECSTLVELSRCRAEQHGDQRAYTFLVDGDGEEAHLTYAELDARARAIGGFLQERGARGERVLLLYAPGLDYVAAFVGCLYAGAVAVPAYPPDPMRVARTLPRLEAVIHDARARFALTTGFIQSVVESLGEQSAALAGLTWIATDTVEAGAADAWKEPGATRESLAFLQYTSGSTGTPRGVMLSHGNLLHNSLAIHRCFEHTEASRGVIWLPPYHDMGLIGGVLQPLCGGFPVVLMSPLDFLKRPARWLEAISRYKATTSGGPNFAFDLCVRKTTPEQRAALDLSSWDVAFNGAEPVRAETLERFARAFEVSGFRKQAFYPCYGLAEATLIAAGGRKATPPVERAYVRESLQQGRAEASEAGADGASVLVGCGQGVLEQELLVVDPESRVPAKEGRLGEIWVRGASVAASYWERPEESEATFRARRADTGEGSYLRTGDLGFVAEGELFVAGRIKDLIILRGRNHYPQDLELTAEASHPAMRPGCSAAFSVEADGEERLVVVMEVDRNRLSEPAAAVAALRRAIAQAHEVAVGTVVLIPPGGLPKTSSGKVQRRATRAMYVAGELEVLAEDRGVADASDAPASQEEALPPLTREALLAASEEECSRLLGAWLQGRLARALSMPASALDATRPLTELGLDSIHAIELKGALEEELGVGLPVALLLEGVHLEALTARALAELRHPTAVLPPLVAGARGDSPPLSYAQERLLFLEQLSAGSAAYNIPAAVELEGALDVAALGQALAAIFQRHEVLRTRFPRAEGRFTQVILPPEEVPAQLSGPGAVVDLGALPDAERQPEAERLTAEEARRPFDLEHGLPVRARLLRLSERKHRLLLTLHHGVSDGWTMGVLVRELGALYAAFAQGRPSPLPALPVQYADHAAWLRRWLEGGELEAELSWWKERLTGAPPLLELPSDRPRPERQHFEGARHPLALSPALTSGLRQLGQAEGATPFMSLLAGFLVVLHARTGRTDLVVGTDVANREHARTQGLAGLFVNQLVLRVGLEGNPSFRAVLGRVREVALGGYARPHVPFDKLVEALRPPRDARYNPLFQVMFVLENAPLPALKLPGLELRQLEVDDGGSPFDLSVLLSESGGHFHGVLRYATALFDAPTITRLAEDYEAVLTTAVTRPDATVDELRQQLAELERQRQQARAKELQSTRKELFRSVRRKSGGES
- a CDS encoding MupA/Atu3671 family FMN-dependent luciferase-like monooxygenase, which translates into the protein MKNVEDVYRFTASQRELLSQRQPAPEARVEHLHAPFRGALDEPVLEEALRELVRRHAALRTAFFMQGLAEPMQVVREKVAPALERVDATDVASWLEADRRRGLNLTAAPLVRLSLLRTGPDTGVLVLGYHAAALDAGAARLCLHELLRLYKSLREKADAGLEKARPFREYLSWVDQQGTPEAEARWRELLRDAKPSLLPELPAAASDALPRVQQQLLSPTETGNVQAFLRKHKLELGTLVQAAWALLLRHVTGSQDVVFGAQVPGRPATLTQGRPLVGSFAHVLPRRLAVPADGNPVRWLRGLQAELTEAQRHEYVSTAQVRQWLALPEDALLFQSVVAVWEAPDEDPLRPLARELGFQPFTRAAPPPSFPLLLEVEPGPRLALRLHHDARRFAPLDVIRLSGQLVALVDALVSQADRDVSSLHEVVEAAGRAVEGGSRGTVTAGSTPGPAELQALLACHPEVRTVSVRAEGNALVAHVVPARRRARKLDFGLFFFADEDAGTRDKYHLLLEAAKFADQHGFSSVSTPERHFHEHGGIYPNPAMLASALATITRNVSLRAGSVVLPLQSPFRVAEEWSIVDNLSGGRAGISIASGWVPNDFAFFPENFARKRDVMWENLETVERLWRGEAVATKDGAGKEVHLQVFPRPLQPRLPTWVTCATDPALFERTGANGYNVLTSLLGQALEEALEKLGLYHAAAERAGHARGSRTATLMMHTFIGQDADEVLDKVRAPLTAYLRAHVALMQTLVKSLDLQVDINEPKWADYLASYAFERYYRTGALIGTVTSCLPMVDKLLAGDVDEVACLIDFGVDTRSVLDSLTHLAELKRLVQDDALRMERVLSEYLDERVVGTRPQLTFRLVEDVGA